From the genome of Nitrosomonas sp., one region includes:
- a CDS encoding uracil-DNA glycosylase codes for MNTRRKIILRELGLTPLWRLRQNAAALDSPPETTNAAITRQHASEQPGKQNSEIGQMDWTQLASTVAGCTACALRQTCTQTVFGVGDQNADWLYIGEGPGAREDTLGEPFVGQAGKLLDNMLAAIGLKRGQNVYITNIVKCRPPNNRNPSDDEARQCAPYLTRQIELIRPKLIVALGKVAAQNLLNSNDSIANLRGKIHDYSGIPLIVTYHPAYLLRALPEKAKAWKDLCMARNFMESQS; via the coding sequence ATGAATACACGGCGCAAAATCATTCTCCGCGAACTGGGACTGACGCCGCTATGGCGTTTGAGACAAAATGCAGCAGCACTGGATTCACCGCCGGAAACAACCAATGCTGCGATAACTCGGCAGCATGCTTCGGAACAGCCCGGTAAACAGAATTCCGAAATCGGACAAATGGACTGGACGCAACTGGCGTCAACGGTAGCCGGTTGCACAGCTTGCGCATTACGGCAAACCTGCACGCAAACGGTTTTTGGCGTAGGCGATCAAAACGCGGACTGGCTCTATATCGGCGAAGGCCCCGGCGCACGAGAAGACACACTGGGCGAACCGTTTGTCGGTCAAGCCGGAAAACTGCTCGACAACATGCTGGCCGCCATCGGGCTCAAACGCGGGCAAAATGTGTATATCACCAACATCGTCAAATGCCGCCCGCCCAATAACAGAAATCCCAGCGACGATGAAGCGCGGCAGTGCGCCCCCTATCTCACAAGACAAATTGAATTAATCAGGCCAAAGCTGATCGTCGCACTGGGTAAAGTCGCCGCACAGAATCTACTGAACAGCAACGACAGCATCGCCAATCTGCGCGGCAAAATCCATGACTATTCAGGCATTCCATTGATTGTAACGTATCATCCGGCGTATTTATTACGCGCACTGCCCGAAAAAGCCAAGGCCTGGAAGGATTTGTGTATGGCGAGGAATTTTATGGAATCGCAATCTTAA
- the ispF gene encoding 2-C-methyl-D-erythritol 2,4-cyclodiphosphate synthase: MNAIRIGQGSDVHQLVENRKLIIGGVTIPHEKGLLGHSDADVLLHALCDALLGAAALGDIGRHFSDTDAQYKNADSRELLRKVNQLLRERGYDIINIDATIIAQAPKMAPHIPLMIVNIAQDLGMPESSINIKAKTAEHLGAIGRKEGIMAEAVCLINRTD, translated from the coding sequence ATGAACGCCATAAGAATAGGACAAGGCTCCGATGTGCACCAGCTGGTTGAAAACCGGAAATTGATCATCGGCGGCGTCACCATTCCGCATGAAAAGGGTTTGCTGGGTCATTCCGATGCCGACGTGCTGCTTCATGCGCTGTGCGACGCATTGCTGGGCGCTGCCGCCTTGGGTGACATCGGAAGGCATTTCTCTGACACGGACGCACAATATAAGAATGCCGACAGCCGCGAATTATTGCGCAAAGTTAACCAGTTATTGCGAGAACGCGGTTATGACATCATCAATATCGATGCAACCATTATCGCGCAGGCGCCAAAAATGGCGCCCCATATTCCGCTTATGATTGTAAATATTGCACAGGATCTCGGCATGCCTGAAAGCAGCATCAACATCAAGGCCAAGACTGCCGAACACCTGGGCGCAATTGGGCGCAAGGAAGGCATTATGGCCGAAGCCGTCTGCCTGATTAATCGAACTGATTAA
- the thpR gene encoding RNA 2',3'-cyclic phosphodiesterase: MNNIVNNKNEKYARLFFALQSSKKIQKTLGQVVEKLIQHDGGRLIKPENIHLTLLFLGKTDIDKITALKTAVGNITAKTFNLTIGKTRFWKRNQIIYAHADIYPPELFTLVDAIKNAVQNAGFEFDSRAFKPHITLARKVTCHTPVDFQQPIQWHVKEWLLMQSKQTDQGIRYTTLGRWPLH; this comes from the coding sequence ATGAATAATATCGTTAACAACAAGAACGAGAAATACGCACGCCTGTTTTTCGCCCTACAGTCTTCAAAGAAAATACAAAAGACGCTTGGCCAGGTCGTGGAAAAACTGATTCAACACGATGGCGGACGGCTGATAAAACCGGAAAACATTCATCTGACATTGTTATTCCTCGGCAAAACCGATATCGATAAAATAACGGCACTTAAAACCGCGGTCGGAAATATAACGGCTAAAACGTTTAATCTGACAATCGGAAAAACCCGATTCTGGAAGCGCAACCAGATCATTTATGCGCACGCAGACATTTATCCGCCGGAACTCTTTACGTTAGTCGATGCGATAAAAAATGCGGTGCAAAATGCGGGGTTTGAATTTGACAGCCGCGCATTCAAACCCCATATTACGCTTGCCAGAAAAGTGACCTGTCACACGCCGGTTGATTTCCAGCAGCCCATACAATGGCATGTCAAGGAATGGCTGCTGATGCAATCGAAGCAAACTGACCAGGGTATCCGCTATACTACCCTTGGCCGGTGGCCACTTCACTAG
- the rimI gene encoding ribosomal protein S18-alanine N-acetyltransferase, whose amino-acid sequence MTATTQLNPSVREMRESDLTRIILIEREIFLFPWSPANFADSIQSGYLCRVMEDNNAILGYSIMMIGPDEAHILTLGINPQWQNKGLGRKLLNYLFELARENNAKSMLLDVRESNHGAAKLYKQLGFEQIATRKGYYPAMCGREDALVMRLML is encoded by the coding sequence ATGACTGCAACCACGCAATTGAATCCAAGTGTCAGGGAAATGCGTGAATCGGATTTGACCCGGATCATATTGATCGAACGCGAAATCTTTCTTTTTCCGTGGTCACCGGCAAATTTCGCCGACTCGATTCAATCGGGCTATCTTTGCAGGGTCATGGAAGACAACAACGCCATTCTCGGCTACAGCATCATGATGATAGGGCCGGATGAAGCGCATATCCTGACACTCGGCATAAACCCCCAGTGGCAAAACAAAGGTTTGGGCAGAAAGCTGTTAAACTACCTGTTCGAGCTTGCCCGCGAAAACAACGCGAAGTCGATGCTGCTCGATGTCCGCGAATCCAATCATGGCGCCGCCAAACTCTATAAACAACTCGGTTTCGAGCAAATCGCCACGCGCAAGGGTTATTATCCGGCCATGTGCGGACGCGAGGATGCATTGGTGATGCGCTTGATGCTATGA
- the ispD gene encoding 2-C-methyl-D-erythritol 4-phosphate cytidylyltransferase yields MPNYFALIPAAGYGSRMGNQLPKQYLNLAGKPMIYHAIQTLCTSHHIVRVFIVLSPNDPEWQKYDWAAFSDKLSVFYCGGETRADSVLNGLSTASGQFSLQSNDWILVHDAARPLLTHDQLNQLISEIADDAVGGLLAIPVADTLKRSDTSTRVIHTEPRENLWQAQTPQMFRYAMLMDALSNTVTMNITDDASAIEAMGFQPKLVHTKAYNFKITYPQDLELAELILQKKEKQ; encoded by the coding sequence ATGCCGAATTACTTTGCCCTTATCCCGGCTGCCGGATATGGTTCGCGGATGGGAAATCAGTTGCCCAAACAGTATTTAAACCTGGCCGGCAAGCCAATGATTTATCATGCAATCCAGACATTGTGCACGTCGCATCACATTGTGCGTGTTTTTATTGTGCTGTCACCGAATGATCCCGAATGGCAAAAATACGACTGGGCTGCATTTTCAGACAAGCTGAGTGTTTTTTATTGCGGCGGGGAAACGCGTGCCGACAGTGTACTGAATGGATTAAGCACCGCTTCCGGACAGTTTTCCCTGCAATCCAATGACTGGATTCTGGTGCATGATGCGGCGCGGCCGTTACTCACACACGATCAACTCAATCAGCTGATCAGTGAGATTGCAGACGATGCTGTCGGTGGACTGCTGGCGATACCGGTAGCCGACACACTCAAACGCAGCGACACAAGCACCCGTGTCATACACACAGAACCCCGGGAAAATCTGTGGCAGGCGCAAACGCCGCAAATGTTTCGATACGCCATGCTCATGGATGCGCTGAGCAATACAGTCACCATGAATATCACCGATGACGCCAGCGCTATCGAAGCCATGGGATTTCAACCGAAGCTTGTACACACCAAAGCCTACAACTTCAAAATCACCTATCCCCAGGACTTGGAACTCGCCGAACTCATTCTACAAAAAAAGGAAAAACAATGA
- a CDS encoding VWA domain-containing protein, with protein sequence MKIITKTHFSMAVLFLTVLLLTQHVAAENIIEEENIATTLNQSKKGGIIIIDGSGSMWGQRNGEAKITTVKKSLIDLFKNKLTDNARVGLMSYGHNREADCEDIEVLVSLQSSKLDRENLIKAVVNLKPRGKTPLSASIKQAVESLKGRKGEGLGTSIFLFSDGQESCNQNPCAIAHSLKELNPAITISTVAFTIAEEEGKEQLKCIAEETGGSYFESDIPEQLQKAMNVVAAELDSDSVFGLQLKVEGGELRGTELEWTILSVKTETPRFEENYSGGVIDDIEPGEYEIYVRGLDADVFGSVRVEVKPDKLTIATVPLKRDEKEINVIGEGDIPAGSKIKFTWDFIGNDGDLIYIMTLSAPDLEIETDEKKIFRVNVSDKKQLSVPINPREYELRYYDIEKKRVIARKKFTVGPPGIKLTVPEKVIVGADVKVEWSGPSSPEDILFVAPRDLPTYIKPSDLSYTASAEEGETLTLPTPAKEGLWEVRYFSWDNEVSISFAEFETVLPEVTLNGPHRVPAGSPIEVEFTGRGGKGDIVFWSEPNEPVDLYYKYEHEGRQDALEDDIEDGSPLLMVAPTKPGDYEIRFFNVKYGGLLARHSIEVTLPNVILDIPESMQVGTRFEVVIKNSPNAPGDIVFLASTEWEKNTIPKDISYHHASNDKSIVITAPRQPGKYEIRYYSYSNGTALVTKQFEVY encoded by the coding sequence ATGAAAATTATCACAAAAACTCACTTTTCAATGGCTGTTTTATTTTTAACCGTTTTACTATTAACTCAACATGTTGCTGCAGAAAATATAATTGAAGAAGAAAATATTGCAACTACTCTCAATCAAAGCAAAAAAGGCGGCATTATCATTATCGATGGTTCAGGAAGTATGTGGGGACAAAGAAACGGTGAGGCCAAAATTACTACAGTAAAAAAATCACTAATAGATCTCTTTAAAAACAAATTAACTGATAACGCTAGAGTAGGGCTGATGTCTTATGGACATAATAGAGAGGCGGATTGTGAGGATATTGAGGTACTTGTGTCACTTCAGTCAAGCAAGCTGGATCGTGAGAATTTGATAAAAGCTGTTGTGAATTTAAAACCACGAGGGAAAACGCCATTATCTGCTTCGATAAAACAAGCAGTTGAAAGCCTAAAAGGTCGTAAGGGTGAAGGTTTGGGCACTTCAATTTTTCTTTTTAGTGATGGCCAAGAGAGCTGCAATCAAAATCCTTGCGCTATTGCACACTCACTCAAAGAGCTTAATCCTGCTATAACAATTAGCACTGTCGCTTTTACCATTGCTGAAGAAGAAGGCAAAGAGCAGCTTAAATGTATCGCTGAAGAAACAGGTGGTTCATATTTTGAGTCTGATATTCCCGAGCAACTTCAAAAAGCGATGAATGTTGTGGCAGCTGAACTTGACTCAGATTCAGTGTTTGGTTTGCAGCTTAAAGTAGAGGGTGGAGAGCTCCGGGGTACTGAACTTGAATGGACAATTCTGTCTGTAAAAACAGAAACGCCTAGATTTGAAGAGAATTATTCGGGTGGTGTCATCGATGATATTGAGCCTGGTGAATATGAAATTTACGTGCGTGGACTTGATGCTGATGTGTTTGGCAGTGTACGAGTCGAGGTTAAACCGGATAAATTGACGATCGCAACGGTTCCCTTAAAACGTGACGAGAAGGAGATCAATGTCATTGGTGAGGGTGATATTCCTGCAGGAAGTAAGATTAAGTTTACATGGGATTTTATCGGTAATGATGGTGACCTTATATATATTATGACGCTTAGCGCACCAGACTTGGAAATAGAAACAGACGAGAAAAAAATTTTTCGTGTGAACGTTAGTGATAAAAAACAGTTGTCGGTACCGATAAATCCGCGAGAATATGAATTGCGTTATTATGACATCGAGAAAAAAAGAGTTATTGCGCGAAAAAAATTTACAGTAGGTCCACCTGGCATTAAATTAACAGTTCCAGAAAAAGTCATTGTTGGTGCCGATGTGAAGGTTGAATGGTCAGGCCCAAGCTCACCTGAAGATATTTTATTTGTTGCTCCCCGAGATTTACCAACATACATAAAACCAAGCGATTTATCCTATACTGCGAGTGCAGAAGAAGGCGAAACGCTTACATTGCCAACGCCTGCCAAAGAAGGATTATGGGAAGTCCGATACTTCAGCTGGGATAATGAGGTTTCCATTAGCTTTGCTGAATTCGAAACTGTTCTGCCCGAAGTAACACTAAACGGGCCACATCGGGTACCGGCTGGCAGTCCAATCGAAGTTGAATTTACGGGGCGAGGTGGTAAAGGAGATATCGTCTTTTGGTCAGAGCCTAATGAACCTGTTGACCTATACTATAAATATGAACATGAAGGACGGCAGGATGCACTTGAAGATGATATTGAAGATGGTTCACCTTTATTGATGGTAGCTCCAACAAAACCAGGTGACTATGAGATCAGGTTTTTTAATGTTAAATATGGTGGCTTATTGGCGCGACATTCTATTGAAGTTACACTACCTAATGTTATTCTTGATATTCCTGAAAGTATGCAGGTGGGAACACGTTTCGAGGTTGTGATTAAAAATAGCCCAAATGCGCCGGGCGATATCGTTTTTTTGGCTTCAACTGAATGGGAGAAAAATACGATACCTAAAGATATATCATATCATCACGCATCTAATGATAAATCAATTGTTATAACCGCGCCTCGGCAACCGGGTAAATATGAAATTCGATATTACAGTTACAGTAACGGAACTGCTCTTGTTACAAAGCAATTCGAAGTGTATTGA
- a CDS encoding SUMF1/EgtB/PvdO family nonheme iron enzyme yields the protein MSAIFINYRREDSEAYAGRIYDRLKVHFGSEKIFKDIEHIAPGDIFAEVIQEKLDTVKVALVLIGKDWLDTRDKNGQRRLDDPDDWVRLEIATLLSRNIRIIPIQVGGAVLPEIEELPEPIVALRKRSALEISGARFDDDIVKLIKVLEIKEGIKALPKPKKANSNAYILAGGLFAAVIAVVVVMRTFLDNPINQMTNGGDEFVHSDEGDNVTVNADIFHGNGDINVRDTDISTIKSEGITHEKYQYASKIQETETYAKLNQDQSPFRDCSVCPEMVKLEFEPFHMGSNTGNHNESPMRKVNLSGQFALSINEVTWSEWNLCVADGYCSQLSAEQSDSKKPVSGVSWKEANSYTRWLSYKTNYTYRLPSEVEWEFAARTDDDSSGLQHMIGNVWEWVADCGLPYEGEVQTTSPVKDPEGCVQRVLRGGSWKNNLMEVTASSRKIVPLTARASDYGFRVARSM from the coding sequence ATGTCAGCAATATTTATTAATTACCGCCGTGAAGATAGTGAAGCTTATGCCGGACGAATTTACGACCGGCTGAAGGTTCATTTTGGCAGCGAAAAAATATTCAAGGATATAGAACATATTGCACCAGGGGATATTTTTGCAGAAGTCATCCAGGAAAAACTCGATACAGTCAAAGTTGCCCTTGTTTTGATTGGAAAAGACTGGCTGGATACCAGGGACAAGAACGGACAGCGCCGTCTGGATGATCCGGATGATTGGGTCAGGCTTGAAATTGCCACCTTATTGTCACGCAATATTCGCATTATACCAATACAGGTCGGCGGAGCGGTGTTACCTGAAATAGAAGAATTACCAGAACCCATTGTGGCGCTAAGAAAACGTAGTGCGCTTGAAATTAGTGGCGCTCGATTTGACGATGATATTGTCAAATTAATCAAGGTATTAGAAATAAAGGAAGGCATAAAAGCATTGCCCAAACCGAAGAAAGCAAACTCAAATGCTTATATATTGGCGGGCGGTCTTTTCGCAGCAGTAATTGCAGTTGTAGTAGTCATGAGGACTTTTCTGGATAATCCCATTAATCAAATGACAAATGGCGGCGATGAGTTTGTTCATTCAGATGAAGGTGATAACGTTACCGTTAACGCTGATATTTTTCATGGCAATGGTGACATTAATGTTCGTGATACGGATATCTCTACTATAAAAAGTGAGGGTATTACTCACGAAAAATATCAGTATGCATCAAAAATCCAAGAAACAGAAACTTATGCGAAACTGAATCAGGATCAATCACCCTTTAGAGACTGTAGTGTATGCCCAGAAATGGTGAAACTAGAATTTGAGCCATTTCATATGGGAAGTAATACTGGAAATCATAACGAAAGTCCAATGCGGAAAGTAAATCTTTCCGGTCAATTTGCCTTGTCTATTAATGAAGTTACTTGGTCAGAATGGAATTTATGTGTTGCAGATGGTTATTGTTCACAGTTATCTGCCGAACAATCAGATTCCAAAAAGCCTGTTTCTGGTGTATCTTGGAAAGAGGCTAATTCATATACACGTTGGCTAAGCTATAAAACAAATTATACCTATCGGTTGCCAAGTGAAGTAGAGTGGGAATTTGCCGCGAGGACTGATGATGATTCAAGTGGTCTACAGCATATGATTGGCAATGTTTGGGAATGGGTGGCAGATTGTGGCCTTCCTTATGAAGGTGAGGTCCAGACCACTTCCCCTGTCAAAGATCCAGAAGGATGTGTTCAAAGGGTATTAAGAGGCGGAAGTTGGAAAAATAATTTGATGGAAGTGACTGCTTCTTCACGAAAGATAGTGCCATTAACTGCACGTGCTAGTGATTATGGTTTTCGTGTGGCACGGTCAATGTAA
- a CDS encoding ROK family protein has product MRIGIDLGGTKIEGVVLDDSGNALLRKRVATPQAEGYRAILNAVAQLVERLETEIGRRCPVGIGTPGAISAVTDCMKNSNTVCLNGQPLLADLQTLLNRPLRIANDANCFTLSEALDGAGKGYGVVFGVIMGTGVGGGVVFSGQLHQGCQHIGGEWGHNILERDGPDCYCGHKGCVETLISGPGLAADYHRHGGDSALTAGDIVELAAQGDVLAEVAMQRFFDRYGRALAMVVNILDPDAIVLGGGLSNVQRLYSEGRERLAHYVFNDEFITPVLKNVHGDSSGVRGAAQLWRPHEMDYQAR; this is encoded by the coding sequence ATGCGCATCGGCATTGATCTGGGGGGCACCAAAATCGAAGGCGTGGTGCTGGATGATAGCGGCAATGCGCTGTTGAGAAAACGTGTGGCCACACCGCAGGCTGAAGGTTATCGGGCAATTCTGAATGCGGTGGCGCAACTGGTTGAACGGCTTGAAACAGAGATTGGCAGGCGTTGTCCGGTGGGTATCGGCACACCTGGAGCGATTTCTGCGGTAACGGATTGCATGAAAAATTCCAATACGGTCTGCCTGAACGGGCAGCCATTGCTGGCAGATCTGCAAACGCTGTTAAACCGGCCGCTGCGTATCGCCAATGATGCCAATTGTTTTACCCTGAGCGAAGCGCTCGACGGCGCCGGAAAAGGCTATGGCGTGGTATTTGGCGTGATTATGGGAACCGGCGTGGGTGGCGGCGTGGTGTTCAGCGGCCAACTGCATCAGGGCTGTCAGCATATCGGCGGGGAGTGGGGGCATAATATCCTTGAGCGCGATGGGCCGGATTGCTATTGCGGCCATAAAGGCTGTGTTGAAACGCTGATTTCCGGGCCGGGCCTGGCGGCTGACTATCATCGTCATGGCGGAGACAGTGCATTGACTGCCGGGGATATCGTGGAACTGGCGGCGCAAGGTGATGTATTGGCCGAAGTCGCCATGCAGCGGTTTTTTGACCGGTATGGCCGCGCGCTGGCGATGGTGGTCAATATACTCGATCCGGATGCCATTGTTCTTGGCGGCGGCTTGTCGAATGTGCAAAGACTCTATTCAGAGGGGCGTGAACGCCTGGCGCACTATGTGTTTAATGACGAATTCATCACGCCTGTATTGAAGAACGTGCATGGCGACAGTTCCGGCGTACGCGGCGCCGCACAGCTCTGGCGTCCGCATGAAATGGATTATCAGGCTCGGTAA
- the tsaB gene encoding tRNA (adenosine(37)-N6)-threonylcarbamoyltransferase complex dimerization subunit type 1 TsaB: MKILAFDTSTEYCSVALFLDGKIIKTETHAGQRHSELLLPMVQRILDETGLEITGIDGIAFGAGPGSFTGLRIACGVAQGLSFATNLPVIGISTLEAVAQQSTHDKVIVALDARMGEIYHAAYIRHANNWQAVSEPMLCAPEHAPAVSGAQWIGCGSGFDKYDRVLSERYAPDLLKIDYGRYPHAQEIAQLAAARPLEAFNTDPAQAAPVYIRNKVALKESER; the protein is encoded by the coding sequence TTGAAGATCCTTGCTTTCGACACTTCCACTGAATACTGTTCTGTTGCACTTTTTCTGGATGGGAAAATCATCAAAACAGAAACGCACGCCGGACAGCGTCATTCAGAATTATTGCTGCCCATGGTTCAGAGAATCCTCGACGAAACGGGACTTGAAATAACCGGTATCGATGGCATTGCCTTCGGCGCGGGCCCCGGTTCTTTTACCGGACTCAGAATCGCCTGCGGCGTGGCGCAGGGACTCTCATTTGCTACAAATTTACCGGTTATTGGCATCAGCACGCTTGAAGCGGTCGCGCAGCAAAGCACACACGATAAAGTCATTGTGGCCCTCGATGCGCGCATGGGCGAAATTTATCACGCCGCGTACATCAGACACGCGAATAACTGGCAAGCTGTGAGCGAACCGATGTTATGCGCGCCAGAACATGCACCGGCAGTATCCGGCGCACAATGGATCGGCTGCGGCAGTGGATTTGACAAGTACGATCGCGTATTATCGGAACGCTATGCACCGGATCTTTTAAAAATCGATTATGGCCGCTATCCCCATGCCCAGGAAATCGCGCAACTTGCTGCCGCCAGACCGCTTGAAGCGTTTAATACCGATCCCGCGCAAGCCGCACCGGTTTATATTCGTAACAAAGTAGCACTCAAGGAAAGCGAGCGATGA
- a CDS encoding thiopurine S-methyltransferase, with protein sequence MNKDYWLKRWEHNEIGFHQDSVNPYLLEYWKTLQLAAGSRVFVPLCGKTRDMLWLRAQGHSVLGVELSARAVQAFFRENQLIPNHDGTSDKRFDHYAASDIHILLGDFFDLNKQDLGNICAIYDRASLVALPSETRCRYANKLCSIVPPGSKVLLVGLDYPQSEMQGPPYAVPPKEVAALYQPSAEVRLLTQIDVLADNPRFQQRGLTRLVESVYLLTLHHAEKS encoded by the coding sequence ATGAACAAAGATTACTGGCTAAAGCGATGGGAGCATAACGAGATTGGTTTTCATCAGGATAGTGTTAACCCGTATTTGCTTGAATATTGGAAAACATTGCAACTTGCTGCTGGCAGCCGGGTATTTGTGCCGCTTTGCGGAAAAACGCGTGACATGTTATGGCTGCGCGCGCAGGGACATTCCGTTTTAGGCGTTGAATTGAGCGCGCGCGCCGTGCAGGCGTTCTTCAGAGAAAATCAATTGATTCCAAATCATGACGGCACATCCGATAAACGCTTTGACCATTACGCGGCCAGCGACATCCATATCCTCCTCGGCGATTTTTTTGATCTGAATAAACAGGATTTAGGAAATATATGCGCCATCTATGATCGTGCATCATTGGTTGCACTGCCGTCTGAAACACGCTGCCGCTATGCAAACAAACTCTGCAGCATCGTGCCGCCCGGCAGCAAAGTTCTGCTTGTCGGTCTCGACTATCCGCAGTCTGAAATGCAGGGGCCGCCCTATGCAGTGCCACCCAAAGAAGTCGCCGCATTGTACCAGCCGAGCGCCGAAGTGCGCCTGTTGACACAGATTGACGTGCTCGCGGACAATCCGCGTTTTCAGCAGCGCGGATTGACCCGGCTGGTAGAGAGCGTTTATCTATTGACGCTGCATCATGCGGAAAAATCCTGA
- the prfB gene encoding peptide chain release factor 2 (programmed frameshift) encodes MEAEQINALADQLDELDTRRNDLRRYLDYEDKKTKLDELNRLLEDPAIWNDAKQAEQVGRDKKALEDVVLTLESIDHQLSDARELFALAKEESDEETLNSVAADTKTLEEIVAKLEFHRMFSDPMDPNNCFVDVQSGSGGTEAQDWAAMLERMYLRYCERQGLQVEVLEESPGDVAGIKSASLKVTGEYAYGFLRTETGIHRLVRKSPFDSGNRRHTSFASIFVYPEVDESFEVDINPADLRIDTFRASGAGGQHINKTDSAVRITHNPSGIVVQCQSGRSQHKNKAEAMSMLKSRLYEAELRKRNEEKQSIEDTKTDIGWGHQIRSYVLDQSRIKDLRTNVEVGNTQAVLDGDLNQFIMASLKEGVK; translated from the exons ATGGAAGCCGAACAAATTAATGCATTAGCAGATCAGCTAGACGAACTTGATACGCGTAGGAATGACTTGCGGAGGTATCTT GACTACGAGGACAAGAAAACAAAGCTGGACGAGTTAAACCGCTTGCTTGAAGATCCGGCGATCTGGAACGACGCCAAGCAGGCGGAACAGGTTGGCCGTGACAAGAAAGCGTTGGAGGATGTGGTGCTGACGCTGGAATCCATTGATCACCAGTTGAGCGATGCGCGTGAGTTATTTGCGCTTGCAAAAGAAGAATCCGATGAAGAAACGCTCAACAGTGTTGCTGCGGATACAAAAACATTGGAGGAGATTGTTGCAAAGCTGGAATTTCACCGGATGTTCTCCGATCCCATGGATCCGAACAACTGTTTTGTGGATGTGCAGTCAGGGTCGGGTGGCACGGAAGCACAGGACTGGGCGGCAATGTTGGAGCGCATGTATTTACGCTATTGTGAACGGCAGGGGCTGCAGGTTGAAGTGCTCGAGGAATCGCCGGGCGATGTGGCGGGAATTAAAAGCGCCAGTCTGAAAGTGACCGGTGAATACGCGTATGGTTTTTTGAGAACCGAAACCGGGATACACCGGCTGGTCAGAAAGTCGCCGTTTGACTCGGGCAACCGCCGTCATACCTCATTTGCCAGTATTTTCGTTTATCCAGAGGTCGATGAGTCTTTTGAGGTGGATATCAATCCTGCGGATTTGCGTATTGATACCTTTCGCGCCTCGGGTGCAGGCGGGCAGCATATCAATAAAACCGATTCTGCGGTGCGCATCACGCATAATCCGTCAGGCATTGTGGTGCAATGCCAGAGTGGCCGTTCCCAACACAAGAACAAGGCGGAAGCGATGTCGATGTTAAAATCCAGACTCTATGAAGCCGAACTGCGCAAACGCAACGAAGAAAAACAAAGCATAGAAGATACCAAAACGGATATCGGCTGGGGGCATCAAATCCGCTCCTACGTGCTCGACCAGTCGCGCATCAAGGATTTGAGAACGAATGTGGAGGTCGGCAATACCCAGGCGGTTCTGGATGGCGATCTCAATCAGTTTATTATGGCGAGTTTGAAGGAAGGGGTGAAATAA